The following coding sequences are from one Poecilia reticulata strain Guanapo linkage group LG18, Guppy_female_1.0+MT, whole genome shotgun sequence window:
- the ppargc1a gene encoding peroxisome proliferator-activated receptor gamma coactivator 1-alpha isoform X6 yields MTIKKRDAKPGHPLLCQLLTSKQRPTQFLSRLHQLSITPSGSARSKSASKRSKGPAKTLLKAQEKEDKDISAYINQAEESNSRPPLSPITLDLQSWVNQPNPDLDLGFGQELGWPDQRGFGEDVDHDDDGDGVVVDDDDNHVIGRPAVVLSQGPPSPLLPDTSIAEPSPPCIIQGQGPPHRQALSEHPDDQGHLLLAKPTTLPLPLTPESPNDHKGSPFENKTIERTLSVEIAGTPGLTPPTTPPHKASQENPFKASLKTKLSSCCSSALTCKRARLSELGAGALAPAPGASAGGPARKGPEQTELYAQLSKASTALPYAIAQRALGGGLEGHCSTGNNKRAAGQDGHSDHDYCQALAACKMDGGISVVSMATSLEMTFTPGATSTGKVENRHVVECMDSVMSTSFLSSSCSTSSSSLSHLTKEQKFIPMDGDACRVRGLGERTLPQTTQIPTQGGSAVRDQLQLSATSRKPLCDQEIRAELNKHFGPPLQALYTQGEQEREDSSKPNKPTTPQSPEGGGTDFYSQRLSGSSYLHPGFLSFQDELELDDGRESRFIFPWEGTPLDLLFDCSPRSPSCSPPSTCSPSRGSVSPPSSLLLSPSRPFCWTSSGSRSRSRSHSGSRSSSSRYRRRSLSSSPDRRPSSWSHHSSDLNAVRSRLHKSPHPQSRSPLSRRPRYDSYEEYQHERLKREEYRLDYEKREFERAEQREKQRQKAIEERRVVYVGRLRSDCSRSELKRRFEVFGEIEECAVNLRDDGDNFGFIMFRYTCDAFAALENGHTLRRSNEPQFELCFDGQKQLCKSRYTDLDSHSDDFDPTSTKSKYDSMDFDSLLKEAQCSLRR; encoded by the exons ATGACGATTAAGAAAAGAGATGCTAAGCCGGGACACCCTTTACTTTGCCAGCTACTCACCTCCAAACAGAGGCCCACTCAATTTCTGTCCCGACTGCACCAACTCTCAATTACCCCTTCAGGTAGTGCTAGAAGCAAATCGGCAAGTAAGAGGTCTAAGGGCCCAGCAAAGACTTTGCTCAAAGCACAAGAGAAGGAGGATAAAGATATCTCTGCTTATATAAACCAGGCTGAAGAATCTAATTCCAGACCCCCATTATCACCTATTACCTTAGACCTACAGAGCTGGGTTAATCAGCCAAATCCAGATCTAGATTTGGGCTTTGGACAAGAGCTGGGGTGGCCAGATCAGAGAGGCTTTGGGGAGGATGTTGACCATGATGATGACGGTGATGGtgttgttgttgatgatgatgataaccATGTCATAGGCCGCCCTGCCGTGGTGCTCTCACAGGGCCCACCAAGCCCTCTCCTCCCAGATACTAGCATTGCAGAGCCCTCCCCTCCCTGCATCATACAAGGGCAAGGGCCCCCACACAGGCAGGCACTCAGCGAGCACCCCGATGACCAGGGCCACCTGTTGTTAG CCAAACCAACCACCTTGCCACTTCCTTTGACCCCAGAGTCTCCAAA tGACCACAAAGGATCACCCTTTGAGAACAAAACCATTGAACGCACATTAAGTGTGGAGATTGCTGGAACCCCAG GTCTGACACCACCTACCACGCCCCCACACAAAGCCAGTCAAGAGAATCCTTTCAAAGCATCTCTGAAAACCAAGTTGTCCTCGTGTTGCTCCTCGGCCTTGACGTGCAAAAGAGCCAGGCTGAGTGAGTTGGGCGCCGGCGCTTTGGCCCCGGCCCCAGGTGCCTCAGCCGGGGGCCCTGCCAGGAAGGGTCCCGAACAGACTGAGCTCTATGCGCAGCTAAGCAAAGCATCCACCGCCCTTCCTTACGCCATCGCTCAACGTGCACTGGGGGGCGGCCTTGAGGGGCACTGCAGCACTGGCAACAACAAGAGGGCCGCTGGGCAGGATGGCCACAGCGACCATGACTATTGCCAGGCACTGGCTGCTTGTAAGATGGATGGGGGCATATCCGTTGTTTCCATGGCTACATCTTTGGAAATGACATTCACCCCGGGTGCCACTTCCACTGGCAAGGTGGAGAACAGGCACGTCGTCGAATGTATGGACTCAGTCATGTCAACATCGTTTCTGTCATCTTCTTGTTCTACATCATCATCCTCACTTAGTCATTTGACTAAAGAGCAGAAATTTATCCCCATGGATGGAGATGCTTGCCGTGTCAGGGGCTTAGGGGAGCGTACCCTTCCACAAACCACTCAGATACCCACACAGGGGGGCAGTGCTGTTAGGGACCAACTGCAACTTTCTGCCACCAGCCGGAAGCCCCTGTGCGACCAGGAAATCAGAGCAGAACTCAACAAGCACTTTGGCCCTCCCCTACAAGCCCTCTATACTCAGGGTGAGCAGGAGAGAGAAGATAGCAGTAAACCAAACAAGCCTACAACCCCCCAGTCCCCTGAGGGGGGAGGGACTGACTTTTACTCCCAGAGACTGTCCGGATCCAGCTACCTGCACCCAGGGTTTCTGTCCTTTCAAGACGAGCTGGAGCTGGATGATGGCCGTGAGAGTCGCTTCATCTTTCCATGGGAGGGCACCCCTCTGGACCTACTCTTTGACTGCTCTCCTCGTTCTCCCTCCTGTTCCCCACCATCCACTTGCTCCCCTTCACGAGGCTCCGTCTCCCCACCGTCCTCCCTTCTCCTGTCACCTAGTCGACCGTTCTGCTGGACCAGCAGCGGGTCCCGTTCCCGTTCACGGTCCCACTCCGGCTCCCGCAGCTCCTCATCACGATACCGCAGGCGCTCTCTGTCCAGCTCACCAGACAGACGTCCCTCCTCTTG GTCTCATCACAGCTCCGATCTGAACGCCGTCCGCTCCAGACTCCATAAGAGCCCTCACCCTCAGTCTCGATCTCCGCTCAGCCGCAGGCCAAG GTACGACAGCTACGAGGAGTACCAGCACGAGAGGCTTAAGAGGGAGGAGTACCGACTGGATTATGAGAAGCGGGAGTTCGAAAGGGCCGAGCAGAGGGAGAAGCAAAGGCAAAAAGCCATA gaggagagacggGTGGTGTACGTGGGGCGACTGAGGTCCGACTGCAGCCGTTCAGAGCTGAAGCGCCGCTTTGAAGTCTTTGGGGAAATTGAAGAATGTGCAGTGAACCTGAGGGACGATGG GGACAATTTTGGCTTCATCATGTTCCGATACACCTGTGACGCCTTTGCTGCCCTTGAGAACGGACACACCCTACGCAGGTCGAACGAGCCTCAGTTTGAGTTGTGTTTTGACGGACAGAAGCAGCTCTGCAAATCACGATACACAGACTTGG